The Nitrospinaceae bacterium genome has a segment encoding these proteins:
- a CDS encoding HAMP domain-containing histidine kinase yields the protein MGTQPDGAQKKYETTPPNTSLILRLASRDLEKPFAEFRNRFEDLTEETDLYRLRESLTELSESVFRLDQLVRDFVDTTTIESGNMEPNQEYFDLAGLFSEQISKRLRRLRGYRIQPEIPSSPLNINGDKNRFATLINDLLDAVILLSPQGGMILVSLANKDNEICMSAENRMANLPANQTGSTLDWLDTCLQEKEGFEGVGIGLYRALLTARLWGGHFNVDTPQNGGVSFTLCIPDNK from the coding sequence TTGGGCACGCAACCGGATGGCGCACAAAAAAAATACGAGACCACCCCGCCAAATACTTCACTCATTCTGCGCCTGGCAAGCCGCGATCTGGAAAAACCTTTCGCTGAGTTTCGCAATCGCTTCGAGGACTTAACGGAAGAAACTGATCTATATCGTCTCCGCGAAAGCCTCACCGAACTATCAGAGTCCGTCTTTCGTCTCGATCAATTGGTACGCGACTTTGTCGATACAACAACGATTGAATCAGGCAACATGGAGCCCAACCAAGAGTATTTTGATTTGGCGGGACTTTTCAGCGAGCAAATAAGCAAACGCCTTCGGAGGCTACGCGGCTATCGCATTCAACCAGAAATACCATCTTCCCCACTTAACATTAATGGGGACAAAAATCGTTTCGCTACCCTTATCAACGACCTTCTCGATGCCGTTATTCTTCTTTCGCCACAAGGCGGAATGATTTTAGTAAGCTTGGCGAACAAGGATAATGAAATTTGCATGTCCGCTGAAAACCGCATGGCTAATCTACCCGCAAACCAGACCGGCTCTACCCTTGATTGGCTAGACACCTGCCTGCAGGAAAAAGAAGGCTTCGAGGGTGTGGGCATCGGCCTGTACCGCGCCCTTTTAACCGCCCGGCTATGGGGCGGCCATTTCAATGTAGATACGCCGCAAAACGGTGGCGTGTCGTTCACACTCTGCATCCCCGACAACAAATAG
- a CDS encoding HlyC/CorC family transporter yields the protein MEIGLIFRLAAFVFLMFLSACFSASETAFFSLGRVRVQALRKEGKFGERISVLLDQPRRLIISILMGNEIVNIISAAIFTGGLIFLMGESRGWIAPLLMTPLLMVFGEITPKSLAARFPEKFAKTLVIPLSLFMRIIFPLRWVFLHIANWVLSFFGTRNMVQGNILMEDEFLTLVEAGLEEGELDATEQTYIRNIFEFHDRTVGEIIVPRTDMECWEIGLPLREVAGLVQQSAFSRVPVYEGDRDHIIGILYLKDFLEVFQQESIDPDRVLTKKMLRDPLFVPEGSTLDSLFRLLRQERTHMAVVADEFGGVNGLVTMTDLLDEIFGEIRDEFDEKEEIEIEKQTDDSFICVARLPLWEFSEHTGWAVPEDFDSNSIGGFVFTLLGHVPVVGESVRFEEIEFTVLEVDNTRVLKLRANNIGSDE from the coding sequence TTGGAAATTGGATTAATTTTCAGGCTGGCCGCTTTTGTTTTCTTAATGTTCCTCTCTGCGTGTTTTTCGGCGAGCGAAACAGCCTTCTTCTCTTTAGGCCGGGTCCGCGTTCAAGCGCTTCGCAAAGAAGGTAAGTTTGGAGAACGTATTTCAGTTCTGCTCGATCAGCCTCGCCGATTAATTATTTCCATTCTGATGGGAAATGAAATAGTCAATATTATTTCCGCTGCTATTTTCACGGGCGGGTTAATTTTTTTAATGGGTGAAAGTCGTGGCTGGATAGCCCCGTTGTTGATGACCCCGCTATTGATGGTATTTGGTGAGATAACACCAAAATCTCTTGCCGCACGTTTTCCCGAAAAATTTGCCAAGACACTGGTTATTCCACTCTCATTGTTTATGAGAATAATATTTCCGCTGCGCTGGGTTTTCCTTCATATCGCTAATTGGGTGCTTTCATTTTTCGGAACACGAAACATGGTTCAAGGCAACATTTTGATGGAGGATGAATTTCTCACTCTGGTTGAGGCGGGATTGGAGGAAGGTGAGCTTGATGCAACTGAGCAGACCTATATCCGAAATATATTTGAATTTCATGACAGGACCGTAGGTGAAATTATCGTACCCCGCACGGATATGGAATGTTGGGAGATAGGTTTGCCTCTGCGGGAAGTAGCTGGTCTTGTTCAACAATCGGCTTTTTCTCGGGTGCCCGTCTATGAGGGAGATCGCGATCATATCATCGGGATTCTCTATCTGAAGGATTTCCTCGAAGTATTTCAGCAAGAATCTATCGATCCTGATCGGGTTTTGACGAAAAAGATGCTTCGGGATCCACTGTTTGTTCCAGAAGGCTCTACGCTGGATTCCTTATTTCGCCTTCTACGACAGGAAAGAACTCATATGGCTGTCGTTGCCGATGAGTTCGGCGGTGTTAACGGCCTGGTGACTATGACGGATTTGCTCGATGAAATATTTGGGGAAATCCGTGATGAATTTGATGAAAAAGAAGAAATTGAAATTGAGAAACAAACAGATGATTCGTTCATATGCGTGGCCCGACTTCCGCTCTGGGAATTTTCTGAACACACGGGCTGGGCTGTTCCCGAGGATTTTGATTCAAATTCGATAGGTGGATTTGTATTCACGCTGCTTGGTCATGTGCCGGTGGTGGGAGAAAGCGTTCGATTTGAAGAAATCGAATTTACCGTACTTGAAGTAGACAATACACGTGTGTTGAAACTTCGTGCGAATAATATTGGGAGTGATGAATAA
- the ligA gene encoding NAD-dependent DNA ligase LigA has translation MSSQKKIPHEIRSKAGELSDQLHLHNYRYYALDNPIVSDAEYDSLMRELQLLESDYPSLMTPNSPTQRVGAEPLEGFGEFVHDPPMRSLENAVNEEEVRSFETRARRYIKQTYDREIENFEYVVEPKLDGSAVDIVYQEIFFHSGGTRGDGRRGEDITENLRTIKDIPHSLVSSKNAPQPPRHLTLRGEVYIDRDGFESLNRAREDASEAIFANPRNAAAGTLRQLNPKITASRPLRISLYSLGRTEGFECESQSELLETLPKWGIPVSPEWRKCKNLDEVFKSYEDYLAERENFPFEMDGMVIKINSFELQQDLGSTSRAPRWAIAYKFPPKQEYTVVEDIIVQVGRTGVLTPVAVLRPVRVGGVEVSRATLHNQDEVNKKDVRVGDTVVIQRAGDVIPEVVMVVDDKRPAGAGKFKIPKNCPVCKTLVVRDGDEAAIRCPNPGCDAVLREGLRHFASRGAMDIEGLGEKVVNQLVDEGFVKEPADLFTLKEHRDKILRIKGWKEKKIDNLLAALEAAKEQPLYRLIFGLGIRHVGEHLAEVLASRFGSIDALGQVDRDTLLDIHEVGPQVAESIISFFENDRSRQMLENLQATGLAPAVTDVSIGEGADGLFAGKTFVLTGTLSSSSRGEAKAAIESLGGRVAASVSKKTDFVVAGENPGSKRTKAEALDIPVWDEDAFMRVLSDKLIP, from the coding sequence ATGAGTAGTCAAAAAAAAATACCTCACGAAATTCGATCAAAAGCCGGGGAGCTGAGCGATCAGCTGCACCTCCATAATTATCGATATTATGCTTTAGATAATCCGATTGTATCGGACGCTGAGTATGACAGTCTGATGCGTGAGCTTCAGTTGCTCGAATCTGACTATCCTTCTCTTATGACGCCAAATTCTCCGACGCAGCGGGTGGGCGCCGAGCCGCTTGAGGGCTTCGGTGAATTTGTCCACGATCCTCCTATGCGCAGCCTTGAAAACGCCGTGAACGAAGAGGAAGTCAGATCTTTTGAAACTCGTGCACGAAGATATATAAAGCAAACATATGACCGTGAAATTGAAAATTTTGAATACGTAGTTGAACCGAAACTTGATGGGTCTGCCGTAGATATTGTTTATCAAGAAATTTTTTTTCATTCCGGTGGAACCAGGGGAGATGGGAGGCGAGGTGAGGATATCACCGAAAACCTTCGAACCATTAAAGATATTCCGCATAGCCTTGTGTCGTCGAAGAATGCGCCACAGCCACCCCGGCATCTGACGCTTAGGGGCGAGGTTTATATCGATCGGGATGGATTTGAGAGTTTAAACCGGGCTCGGGAAGATGCGAGCGAAGCGATATTTGCAAATCCAAGAAATGCGGCTGCGGGTACGCTGAGGCAGTTGAATCCTAAAATTACGGCTTCAAGGCCCTTGAGGATTTCCCTGTACTCGCTGGGAAGGACGGAAGGGTTTGAGTGTGAAAGCCAGTCGGAGCTTCTTGAAACACTACCAAAGTGGGGGATACCCGTAAGCCCGGAGTGGCGCAAATGTAAAAATTTGGATGAAGTATTTAAAAGCTACGAAGATTATCTTGCTGAGAGAGAAAATTTTCCGTTTGAAATGGATGGTATGGTCATCAAGATAAATTCGTTTGAGCTTCAACAGGACCTTGGCAGTACGTCCCGGGCGCCGCGATGGGCGATAGCCTACAAATTTCCCCCGAAACAGGAATATACGGTGGTAGAGGATATTATCGTTCAGGTCGGGCGAACGGGCGTTCTTACGCCTGTTGCTGTGCTAAGGCCAGTACGGGTTGGAGGTGTCGAAGTCTCCCGCGCAACTCTTCACAACCAAGATGAAGTGAATAAAAAGGATGTCCGTGTGGGCGATACGGTCGTTATTCAACGGGCGGGAGATGTGATCCCCGAAGTGGTGATGGTTGTAGATGATAAGCGCCCGGCAGGGGCGGGTAAATTTAAGATTCCGAAAAATTGCCCGGTATGTAAAACGTTGGTTGTGCGAGATGGAGATGAAGCGGCGATACGTTGCCCGAATCCAGGTTGCGATGCTGTCCTTCGGGAGGGTCTTCGACATTTTGCCTCTCGTGGTGCGATGGATATCGAGGGTCTTGGTGAGAAAGTGGTGAATCAGCTGGTTGATGAGGGATTTGTAAAAGAGCCTGCCGATTTGTTCACCCTTAAAGAGCATCGCGATAAAATATTGAGGATTAAGGGCTGGAAAGAGAAAAAAATTGACAATCTTCTCGCAGCGCTTGAGGCGGCCAAGGAGCAGCCATTGTATCGGTTAATATTCGGCCTCGGTATTAGGCACGTAGGGGAGCATCTGGCAGAAGTGCTGGCTAGTCGATTTGGGAGCATTGATGCCTTGGGCCAGGTTGATAGGGACACTTTGCTGGATATCCACGAAGTGGGCCCCCAGGTAGCGGAAAGCATCATTTCCTTTTTTGAAAATGACCGATCCCGCCAGATGCTTGAGAACCTTCAGGCCACCGGACTGGCACCGGCGGTGACAGATGTGTCGATTGGGGAGGGTGCAGATGGACTCTTTGCAGGGAAAACGTTTGTTTTGACTGGTACGCTCTCCAGCAGTTCTCGTGGTGAAGCTAAAGCGGCAATTGAGTCGCTCGGAGGGCGTGTGGCCGCCTCGGTAAGTAAAAAGACGGACTTTGTTGTCGCCGGTGAAAATCCCGGTTCAAAGCGCACTAAAGCAGAGGCGCTTGATATTCCGGTATGGGATGAAGATGCTTTCATGCGCGTACTTTCGGATAAATTAATTCCTTGA
- the galU gene encoding UTP--glucose-1-phosphate uridylyltransferase GalU: MKKIRKAVFPAAGLGTRFLPATKVIPKEMLPIVDTPQIQIGVQEALDAGIEDIVFITGRGKVSVVDHFDISYELEEHLRSRGKDQLHSQAREIADKAHVASIRQKNPLGLGHAVLCAKSVVGNEPFAVILSDDIIRSEKPAIGQLADAYEEHGGAMVSVMEVENKEISKYGSVIPSGDLSPGPRLTPLQGMIEKPLASEAPSNLAIIGRYILPPEIFECLENVAPDANGEIQLTDGIRLLMKQMPVFAYEFEGKRYDTGDKLGFLQATVEFALDRDDVGPSFRDYLRSLDL; the protein is encoded by the coding sequence GTGAAAAAAATACGTAAGGCTGTATTTCCCGCTGCAGGGCTAGGAACCAGATTTTTGCCAGCGACGAAGGTCATTCCGAAAGAGATGCTTCCGATAGTGGATACCCCCCAGATTCAGATCGGTGTGCAGGAGGCGCTCGATGCCGGAATCGAGGATATTGTATTTATCACGGGCCGGGGAAAAGTATCAGTAGTTGACCACTTCGACATTTCCTATGAGCTTGAAGAACACCTTCGAAGCAGAGGAAAAGATCAGTTGCACTCGCAGGCAAGAGAGATTGCCGACAAGGCACATGTCGCCTCTATCCGCCAGAAAAATCCGCTTGGCTTAGGCCATGCTGTTCTCTGTGCGAAAAGCGTGGTGGGCAACGAGCCCTTTGCCGTGATTTTGAGTGATGACATCATCCGAAGCGAAAAACCGGCAATTGGTCAGCTTGCTGATGCGTATGAAGAGCATGGCGGGGCCATGGTTTCTGTCATGGAAGTGGAGAATAAGGAAATTTCAAAATATGGGTCCGTAATTCCGTCAGGCGACTTGTCGCCGGGGCCTCGCCTTACCCCTCTGCAGGGAATGATTGAGAAGCCCCTCGCTAGCGAGGCGCCTTCGAACTTAGCGATTATTGGCCGCTATATTTTACCGCCTGAAATTTTTGAATGTCTTGAAAATGTTGCTCCCGATGCAAATGGAGAAATCCAGCTTACAGATGGCATTCGCCTTCTTATGAAGCAGATGCCTGTTTTTGCCTATGAATTTGAAGGCAAACGATATGACACTGGCGACAAGCTTGGTTTTTTGCAAGCGACCGTGGAATTTGCATTGGATCGTGATGATGTTGGCCCATCTTTCAGGGATTATTTGAGGAGTCTGGATCTGTAA
- a CDS encoding NUDIX hydrolase, translating to MSRIYPLRPIPGVGAIIFSEKNVLMAQRGKAPGAGNWSVPGGALKLGETLEEACKRETLEETGLIVDIVSRCAVLDRITRDNWNRVQYHYVLVDFVCRPVGGSLKPGSDIDNAKWVPLKDLGNLEPMTRGTAQVILDAANQMQRQDIIF from the coding sequence ATGAGCCGCATATATCCCCTTCGGCCCATTCCTGGTGTCGGCGCAATAATTTTTAGCGAGAAAAATGTCTTGATGGCACAACGAGGCAAGGCGCCGGGCGCAGGAAACTGGAGCGTACCCGGTGGCGCTTTAAAACTGGGAGAAACGCTTGAGGAGGCCTGCAAGAGAGAGACGCTAGAGGAAACCGGCTTAATCGTGGATATCGTTTCGCGTTGCGCGGTATTAGACCGAATAACACGGGACAACTGGAATCGGGTACAGTATCACTATGTCCTGGTAGATTTCGTTTGTCGCCCCGTGGGTGGAAGCCTTAAGCCGGGAAGCGACATAGATAATGCCAAGTGGGTTCCTCTAAAAGATTTGGGAAATCTCGAACCCATGACAAGGGGAACGGCACAGGTCATCCTCGACGCCGCAAATCAGATGCAACGCCAGGATATTATTTTTTAA
- a CDS encoding 4Fe-4S dicluster domain-containing protein, with protein MKALKIVPENCTGCMRCELACSYMQTGTFQPSKSVIRVSAFETHTSYSPYTCPQCDEGWCMTACPVEAINISGVGAKNVVSDICVGCKLCTISCPYGTIFYDPDLHKAFKCDLCSGSPACVEVCPRDAILYEEAEVTDWVGPFATERSKGPGGLLTVRAN; from the coding sequence ATGAAAGCACTTAAGATTGTTCCCGAAAATTGCACAGGTTGCATGCGATGTGAACTCGCTTGCTCCTATATGCAGACCGGGACATTTCAGCCGTCGAAATCGGTTATCCGGGTTTCGGCTTTTGAAACACATACGAGTTATTCGCCTTACACCTGTCCTCAATGCGACGAGGGTTGGTGTATGACGGCATGTCCCGTCGAGGCGATTAATATTAGTGGGGTGGGAGCCAAGAATGTTGTGTCTGACATTTGCGTTGGATGCAAGTTGTGCACGATTTCTTGCCCTTATGGAACTATATTCTACGATCCTGATTTACATAAGGCGTTCAAGTGTGACCTCTGCAGCGGTTCACCGGCTTGCGTTGAGGTTTGTCCACGTGACGCTATTTTATATGAAGAGGCCGAAGTGACGGACTGGGTTGGCCCGTTTGCCACCGAGCGCTCGAAAGGCCCGGGTGGTTTACTTACGGTGAGGGCAAACTAA
- a CDS encoding CoA transferase, giving the protein MPGPIEGVRVLDLTRLIVGGFYGMLLADAGAEVVKIEVPKRGDTLRAWNPSWWKVYGRGKKSLTLDLSQSAGQEILKKLVAEADVLAENFFPGKLEAWGLSPETLHKINPGLIVVRISGWGQDGPYRDRPGFGTLVEAASGFSAINGFPDSPPLLPPVPIADMTAGLYGVSSTMFALYQRDALGGGKGQTIDLALYEPLFSILGPHAAEFVLNGKKYRRTGNLSENSSPRNCYSTKDGKWIAISASTQHMFERLAKSIGCADLIEDARFKNNVARVSNDPSLDNIIANEISAKSCNENMNIFNAAGVTAMPVYDIEDIFADPHFQQRELIKAVPDTDFGEVPMQNVTPRMSETPLTIRWTGPPLGAHSDEILNSWLGMNSEEINQLRKVDVV; this is encoded by the coding sequence ATGCCTGGGCCGATAGAAGGGGTAAGAGTCCTCGATTTAACCCGCCTAATTGTCGGAGGCTTCTACGGCATGCTTCTCGCCGATGCAGGCGCGGAGGTAGTAAAGATTGAAGTTCCCAAGCGCGGAGACACACTACGCGCATGGAATCCCTCCTGGTGGAAAGTATACGGTCGGGGGAAAAAATCATTAACGCTGGATTTATCCCAATCCGCTGGCCAGGAAATTCTAAAAAAACTTGTCGCCGAAGCCGATGTGCTGGCGGAGAATTTTTTTCCCGGCAAGCTTGAAGCCTGGGGGCTCTCCCCCGAGACACTTCATAAAATAAATCCAGGCCTCATTGTGGTTAGAATTTCCGGTTGGGGGCAGGATGGGCCTTACCGGGATCGACCGGGATTCGGAACACTGGTCGAGGCCGCCTCTGGTTTCAGCGCGATAAACGGTTTTCCGGATTCCCCGCCACTGCTGCCCCCTGTTCCGATTGCCGATATGACGGCTGGACTCTATGGCGTATCTTCCACCATGTTTGCCCTGTATCAGCGTGATGCACTGGGGGGCGGAAAAGGTCAAACTATCGACCTGGCGCTCTATGAGCCACTTTTTTCTATCCTTGGCCCACATGCCGCAGAGTTCGTTTTAAACGGGAAAAAATATCGCCGAACAGGCAACCTTTCTGAAAACTCATCTCCCAGAAACTGTTATTCAACTAAGGACGGCAAATGGATCGCCATTTCGGCCTCGACTCAACACATGTTCGAGCGTCTGGCGAAAAGTATAGGGTGCGCCGATCTTATTGAAGATGCCCGCTTTAAGAACAATGTCGCCCGTGTCTCCAATGATCCAAGTTTAGACAACATCATCGCCAACGAAATCAGCGCTAAATCCTGCAATGAAAACATGAATATTTTTAATGCCGCCGGCGTTACCGCAATGCCTGTTTATGACATCGAAGATATTTTTGCAGACCCCCATTTCCAGCAAAGAGAACTCATCAAGGCAGTCCCGGATACCGACTTCGGAGAAGTTCCCATGCAAAACGTAACACCGCGCATGTCGGAAACACCGCTTACAATTCGGTGGACTGGCCCGCCGCTCGGGGCGCACTCCGATGAAATATTAAACTCGTGGTTGGGAATGAACTCCGAGGAGATTAATCAACTCCGAAAAGTAGATGTGGTTTAA
- a CDS encoding DMT family transporter, which produces MPPEIIFALLSMCFLGMSDFLYKWGQKWDLRGGPFMLVQNFAYMPTAFTLAYLRSDLIWSPGLWFGLLNGALAFTAFLFILLAMRRGEAVSLIPIVRLNFAITALLTITLINEEVNLLKGLALLLAGSAVLVGGGRIFSGQGDKRSLALALGAMCLFGFIGLFIKLGLGMGATPAAMTLAQSVGVFCMALPFAIYSGDPLPKRGGALWVPLMCGVLTSSSYVSLSVGFTHGDAVVIAPIAQLSFVLTGILAIIFLGERLSIQKSIGAACAVVSILIFAMA; this is translated from the coding sequence GTGCCCCCTGAAATAATCTTTGCTCTTCTCTCCATGTGTTTTCTCGGAATGAGCGATTTTCTCTATAAATGGGGCCAGAAGTGGGATTTGCGCGGCGGGCCGTTCATGCTGGTGCAAAATTTTGCCTATATGCCCACAGCTTTTACTTTGGCATATCTCCGCTCGGATTTGATTTGGAGCCCTGGCCTGTGGTTTGGGTTGCTCAATGGCGCTCTGGCCTTCACCGCGTTTCTTTTTATTCTTTTAGCCATGCGCCGGGGCGAGGCGGTTTCTCTGATCCCTATAGTGCGTCTGAATTTTGCCATTACAGCTCTTCTAACGATTACGCTCATAAACGAGGAAGTGAATTTACTTAAAGGTTTAGCGCTCTTGCTGGCGGGCTCGGCCGTTCTTGTCGGAGGAGGCCGTATCTTTTCGGGGCAGGGTGACAAACGCTCTCTAGCCCTGGCGCTCGGGGCGATGTGCCTTTTTGGCTTTATCGGTTTGTTTATCAAGCTAGGCCTTGGCATGGGGGCTACGCCTGCGGCGATGACCCTTGCTCAAAGCGTAGGTGTTTTTTGCATGGCCTTGCCGTTTGCCATCTATTCAGGAGATCCACTGCCCAAGCGGGGAGGCGCCCTTTGGGTGCCCCTTATGTGTGGCGTGTTGACCTCGTCCAGCTATGTTTCTCTCTCGGTTGGCTTCACACATGGAGATGCCGTGGTTATAGCGCCCATTGCCCAGCTTAGTTTTGTTCTTACAGGTATCCTGGCGATTATTTTTCTCGGAGAGCGCCTCTCTATTCAAAAAAGTATCGGGGCGGCTTGCGCTGTGGTGTCTATCCTTATTTTCGCGATGGCATAA
- a CDS encoding EamA family transporter produces the protein MFDFFSAIPPEYRALLGSFFFSCNQMIVRRLTERASPLTITMMVNFWMAVTAIFLVPIFDSFDGDIYLALLFFLGVGFLGQATARFLAYWSNTLIGVSRTNTVVAGSPIGAAIMGVVILGERPSIEIWIGMVFIVVGLIVLTSERGGGSYPLRMYTYAFIAMLAFSITPYLRKGAMTALSAPAFGVIVSTIIANATLMTTSRFMAGPQKFEFSRSLALASIPAGIFAMAAALNFWTALRDGPLTVISPLVRMTPIFVIILSAIFLRGKEIITMRLILATGVVVIGAALITANP, from the coding sequence TTGTTTGATTTCTTTTCGGCAATTCCTCCTGAGTATCGTGCGCTTTTAGGAAGTTTTTTCTTCTCGTGTAATCAAATGATTGTTCGCCGCCTGACGGAGCGAGCCTCACCGTTGACAATAACGATGATGGTCAATTTTTGGATGGCCGTCACGGCGATATTCTTGGTTCCAATCTTTGATTCATTTGATGGCGATATTTATCTGGCGCTTCTTTTTTTTCTCGGAGTGGGTTTTTTAGGGCAGGCGACAGCTCGATTTTTGGCGTACTGGTCGAATACTCTTATCGGCGTGAGTCGAACGAATACGGTTGTAGCTGGCTCTCCGATTGGGGCGGCCATAATGGGTGTGGTAATTCTAGGCGAGCGTCCATCCATTGAAATATGGATCGGCATGGTTTTTATTGTTGTAGGTCTGATTGTGTTAACAAGCGAAAGGGGGGGTGGAAGCTACCCCTTGAGAATGTATACCTATGCTTTTATTGCGATGCTGGCTTTCTCTATTACGCCTTACTTGCGAAAAGGCGCGATGACGGCTCTAAGCGCGCCAGCGTTCGGGGTAATCGTTTCAACAATCATTGCGAATGCTACGCTAATGACGACCTCTCGTTTTATGGCTGGCCCGCAGAAATTTGAATTTAGTCGCTCCCTTGCTTTGGCCAGTATTCCGGCGGGTATTTTTGCCATGGCGGCGGCGCTTAATTTTTGGACTGCTTTGAGAGATGGTCCATTGACGGTGATATCACCGCTCGTGCGGATGACCCCGATTTTTGTGATAATACTCTCGGCTATTTTCTTAAGAGGCAAGGAAATCATCACGATGCGGCTGATTCTGGCAACAGGAGTCGTTGTTATCGGTGCCGCTTTGATTACGGCAAATCCGTGA
- a CDS encoding HlyC/CorC family transporter, producing the protein MPLSIAFILGILFLMGEAIFSGAEIAIVSANRAKLRALANDGDQDAKIALNLLDAPEWLMGTILTCHNSFFVSNVVLATYTGINLLGPKYGEIVSTLVVIPFLVIFGEVVPKSYCQDRADTLAPKLARIVWGARKIVYPVVWFLNHLIQSVLNRRVGNGQGSPFVTRQELEILVEKPIQGDMQAGERKMIGRILTFGNLDVANVMVPQVEVTAVDEDATIEDVIERIKTDGHSSILVYKEEIHHIVGVVNARDIIAIGDAAHGLLKDKSELIRAPYFVPESKPADDLLEEMQKEKLKLAVAVDEYGGCVGVVTMEDLVEEIVGEISDEYNVDEARYYQRLMDGVILVDARMEVEAVRDELSIPVPDGDYETLGGYLLEIFERIPKEGEQISIDSWIFTIAEATERQIENIKCEQITEIQAPEDGSPVDEPGV; encoded by the coding sequence ATGCCACTTTCGATAGCATTCATTTTAGGAATTTTGTTCCTGATGGGCGAGGCAATTTTTTCTGGAGCTGAAATAGCTATCGTTTCGGCTAATCGGGCAAAACTTCGTGCATTGGCGAACGATGGAGATCAGGATGCCAAAATTGCGTTGAATCTCCTTGATGCACCTGAATGGCTGATGGGAACAATTTTAACCTGCCATAATTCTTTTTTTGTTTCTAATGTGGTTTTAGCAACATATACGGGCATTAACCTCCTCGGGCCTAAATACGGCGAAATTGTCTCTACCTTGGTGGTGATTCCGTTTTTAGTAATTTTTGGTGAAGTGGTTCCGAAAAGTTATTGTCAAGATCGTGCCGATACGCTTGCCCCTAAGCTGGCACGTATTGTCTGGGGTGCCAGGAAGATTGTTTATCCTGTCGTATGGTTTTTAAATCATCTCATTCAATCGGTTCTGAACCGAAGGGTCGGTAATGGCCAAGGTAGTCCGTTTGTTACTCGTCAGGAACTCGAAATACTCGTTGAAAAACCCATTCAGGGAGACATGCAAGCAGGCGAGCGAAAAATGATTGGCCGGATTCTTACATTTGGCAATCTGGATGTTGCAAATGTCATGGTTCCCCAGGTGGAAGTAACTGCTGTTGATGAAGACGCAACTATCGAGGATGTTATTGAGCGTATAAAAACAGACGGGCACTCAAGTATTCTTGTTTATAAAGAAGAAATTCACCATATAGTCGGGGTGGTGAATGCGAGGGATATCATCGCTATTGGAGACGCTGCCCATGGTCTCCTTAAAGATAAGTCGGAGTTGATTCGGGCGCCTTATTTTGTACCGGAATCAAAGCCGGCGGATGATTTGCTTGAAGAAATGCAAAAGGAAAAATTAAAACTCGCTGTTGCTGTAGATGAATATGGTGGCTGTGTGGGTGTTGTGACCATGGAGGATTTGGTTGAAGAAATAGTTGGAGAAATTAGTGATGAATATAATGTTGATGAGGCTCGCTATTATCAAAGATTGATGGATGGCGTAATTTTAGTGGACGCCCGCATGGAAGTTGAGGCGGTACGTGATGAACTTTCGATTCCCGTTCCAGATGGCGATTATGAGACGCTGGGCGGTTATTTGCTAGAAATTTTTGAGCGCATACCCAAAGAAGGCGAGCAAATATCTATCGATAGCTGGATTTTTACGATAGCGGAAGCCACTGAGCGTCAAATTGAAAATATTAAATGCGAGCAAATCACAGAGATACAGGCCCCGGAGGATGGATCCCCGGTTGATGAACCTGGGGTGTGA